Proteins from a single region of Vicia villosa cultivar HV-30 ecotype Madison, WI unplaced genomic scaffold, Vvil1.0 ctg.003211F_1_1, whole genome shotgun sequence:
- the LOC131640593 gene encoding heat shock cognate 70 kDa protein-like, producing the protein MAKKYEGRAVGIDLGTTYSCVAVWLDDQNRVEIIPNDQGNRTTPSVVAFNDDQRLIGDAAKNQVASNTQNTVFDAKRLIGRKFSDPVVRKDILLWPFKVIAGVNNKPVITLKYKGQQKQYCAEEISSMILSKMREVAEAYLESPVKNAVVTVPAYFNDSQRKATIDAGAIAGLNVIQIINEPTAAAIAYGLDRRRNYDGKRNIFVFDLGGGTFDVSILTIKGDVFEVKATAGDTHLGGEDFDNRMVNHFVEEFEKKHKVDISLNPRALRRLRTACERAKRILSFAFVTTIELDSLVNGIDFYSLITRAKFEEINMDLFNECMNIVDSCLSDSTICNGDIDDVVLVGGSSRIPKVQELLQDFFKGKHLCKGINPDEAVAYGAAVQAAILSKGFKNVPNLVLRDVTPLSLGIEAEIDGVMSVVIPRNTSIPVKKFKGYATRKDNHCSVGINVYEGERARATDNNLLGKFSLSCLPGAPRGQLLDVCFDIDENGVLTVSAKEVSTGNTNEITITNDKERLSAVEIKKMIEEAERYNAEDKKFLKKAKIMNALDECVYNMKNALKKDVNLKLSPQESEKINNAITVATNLIEGSNKTNEIDVLEDHLKELESLLKNLAAMTG; encoded by the exons ATGGCTAAAAAATACGAAGGACGTGCAGTAGGAATAGACCTTGGAACGACGTATTCTTGTGTTGCTGTGTGGCTTGATGATCAAAATAGAGTTGAGATTATTCCTAATGACCAAGGCAACAGAACCACTCCTTCTGTTGTTGCTTTCAACGATGATCAAAGATTGATTGGTGATGCTGCTAAGAATCAGGTTGCATCTAACACACAAAACACTGTGTTCG ATGCTAAGAGGTTAATTGGTAGGAAGTTTAGTGATCCGGTTGTTAGAAAAGATATATTGTTGTGGCCATTTAAGGTCATTGCAGGTGTCAATAACAAGCCCGTGATTACCCTTAAGTATAAGGGTCAACAGAAACAATATTGTGCTGAGGAAATATCATCCATGATTCTTTCAAAGATGCGGGAAGTTGCAGAGGCATATCTGGAGTCGCCGGTCAAGAATGCTGTTGTTACTGTGCCAGCTTACTTCAATGATTCTCAGCGAAAAGCCACCATAGATGCTGGCGCCATTGCAGGCCTTAATGTTATTCAGATAATCAACGAACCTACTGCTGCTGCGATTGCATATGGTCTTGATAGGAGAAGAAATTATGAtggtaaaagaaatatttttgtctttgaccTTGGTGGTGGGACTTTTGATGTGTCTATCCTCACAATTAAAGGGGATGTCTTTGAAGTAAAAGCCACTGCCGGAGACACTCACCTCGGAGGAGAGGACTTTGATAACAGAATGGTGAACCATTTTGTAGAAGAGTTCGAGAAAAAACATAAAGTGGACATTAGTCTTAACCCAAGAGCCTTAAGGAGGTTGAGAACTGCTTGCGAAAGAGCAAAAAGGATACTCTCATTCGCCTTTGTAACCACAATTGAGCTTGATTCTTTAGTTAATGGAATTGACTTCTATTCCTTAATAACTCGTGCCAAGTTTGAGGAAATTAATATGGATCtctttaatgaatgtatgaatattGTTGATAGTTGTCTGAGCGACTCAACGATCTGCAATGGTGAtatagatgatgttgttcttgtggGTGGCTCCTCTAGGATTCCCAAAGTGCAAGAACTGTTGCAAGACTTTTTCAAGGGAAAACATTTGTGCAAGGGTATAAATCCAGATGAGGCTGTTGCTTATGGTGCGGCTGTCCAGGCTGCTATTTTGAGTAAAGGCTTTAAGAATGTCCCAAACTTGGTGCTGCGAGATGTTACCCCATTATCACTTGGTATCGAAGCAGAGATTGATGGTGTCATGAGTGTGGTGATTCCTAGGAACACTAGCATACCTGTCAAAAAGTTTAAAGGATATGCTACACGTAAAGATAACCATTGCAGTGTCGGGATTAATGTTTATGAAGGTGAGAGAGCAAGAGCCACAGACAACAATCTGCTTGGTAAGTTCAGTCTTTCTTGTCTTCCAGGTGCTCCTCGGGGTCAGCTCTTAGATGTATGCTTTGACATAGATGAAAATGGTGTTCTAACTGTTTCCGCTAAGGAAGTATCTACAGGCAATACAAATGAGATCACCATAACCAATGACAAAGAAAGGTTGTCAGCAGtcgaaattaaaaaaatgattgaaGAAGCTGAAAGATACAATGCTGAAGATAAGAAATTCTTAAAAAAGGCCAAGATAATGAATGCATTGGATGAATGTGTTTATAATATGAAGAATGCTTTAAAGAAGGATGTTAATTTAAAGCTATCCCCTCAAGAAAGTGAGAAGATTAATAATGCAATTACAGTGGCCACAAATTTAATTGAAGGGAGTAACAAAACGAATGAAATAGATGTTCTTGAGGATCATTTGAAGGAGCTGGAGAGCTTGTTGAAAAATCTTGCAGCCATGACTGGCTAG
- the LOC131640594 gene encoding heat shock cognate 70 kDa protein-like translates to MAKKYEGRAVGIDLGTTYSCVAVWLDDHNRVEIIHNDQGNRTTPSVVAFNDDQRLIGDAAKNQVASNPQNTLFDAKRLIGRKFSDAIVQKDVMLWPFKVIAGVEDKPMITLKYKGEEKEFCAEEISSMILSKMREIAEAYLESSVKNAVVTVPAYFNDSQRKATIDAGAIAGLNVIRIINEPTAAAIAYGLDKRRNCDGKRNIFVFDLGGGTFDVSILTIKGDVFEVKATAGNTHLGGEDFDNRMVDYFVKEFKKKKRVNISGNPKALRRLRTACERAKRTLSYAFVTTIEVDSLFRGIDFSSSITRAKFEEINMDLFDECMTIVDSCLSDSKIHKSDIDDVVLVGGSSRIPKVKDLLQIFFEGKDLCKSINPDEAVAYGAAVQAAILSEGVKNVPNLVLRDVTPLSLGIADEYDIMSVVIPKNTSVPIKQTKRFSTAKDNHCEVSIKIYEGERARAIDNNLLGFFNLSCRPGSLRGEPLDVCFVIDENGILTVSAKEISTGNTNEITITNDKERLSSFDIKKLIEEAETYQAEDKKFLRKAQVTSALDSCVYNMKKSLKKDNVHLMLTSQEREKINNAITVAENLLDKNNQQNEIDVLEGHLKELDSMLENLNAKIANFIFL, encoded by the exons ATGGCTAAGAAATATGAAGGACGTGCAGTAGGAATAGACCTAGGAACAACGTATTCTTGTGTTGCTGTGTGGCTTGATGATCACAATAGAGTTGAGATTATTCATAATGACCAAGGCAATAGAACCACTCCTTCTGTTGTTGCTTTCAATGATGATCAAAGATTGATCGGTGATGCTGCTAAGAATCAGGTTGCATCTAACCCACAAAACACCTTGTTTG ATGCTAAGAGGTTAATTGGTAGAAAGTTTAGTGATGCAATTGTTCAGAAGGATGTAATGCTGTGGCCATTCAAGGTCATTGCGGGTGTCGAAGACAAACCAATGATTACCCTTAAGTATAAGGGTGAAGAGAAGGAATTTTGTGCGGAGGAAATATCATCCATGATTCTCTCAAAGATGCGAGAAATTGCAGAGGCATATCTGGAGTCGTCTGTCAAGAATGCTGTGGTTACTGTGCCGGCTTACTTCAATGATTCTCAGCGAAAAGCCACCATAGATGCTGGCGCCATTGCTGGCCTTAATGTAATTCGGATAATCAATGAACCTACTGCTGCTGCGATTGCATATGGTCTTGATAAGAGAAGAAACTGTGATGGTAAAAggaatatttttgtgtttgaCCTTGGTGGTGGGACTTTTGATGTGTCTATCCTCACAATTAAAGGTGATGTCTTTGAAGTAAAAGCTACGGCTGGAAACACTCATCTCGGAGGAGAGGACTTTGATAACAGAATGGTGGATTACTTTGTAAAGGAgttcaaaaagaagaaaagagtGAACATTAGTGGGAATCCAAAAGCTTTAAGGAGGTTGAGAACTGCCTGCGAGAGAGCAAAGAGGACACTCTCTTATGCTTTTGTCACTACTATTGAGGTAGATTCTTTGTTTCGAGGAATTGATTTTTCTTCATCAATAACCCGTGCCAAGTTTGAGGAAATTAATATGGATCTGtttgatgaatgcatgacaatTGTGGATAGTTGTCTTAGTGATTCAAAGATCCACAAAAGTGATATAGATGATGTCGTTCTTGTGGGTGGTTCCTCTAGGATTCCCAAAGTGAAGGATCtattgcagattttttttgaaggaAAGGATCTCTGCAAGAGTATAAATCCGGATGAGGCTGTTGCTTATGGTGCAGCTGTTCAGGCTGCTATTTTGAGTGAAGGCGTTAAGAATGTCCCAAACTTGGTGCTGCGAGATGTTACTCCACTTTCACTAGGTATCGCAGATGAGTATGATATAATGAGTGTGGTTATTCCTAAGAATACTTCTGTGCCTATCAAGCAGACAAAAAGATTTTCGACCGCTAAAGATAACCATTGCGAAGTCTCTATAAAAATTTATGAAGGTGAGAGAGCAAGAGCCATTGACAACAATCTGCTTGGTTTCTTCAACCTTTCTTGCCGTCCAGGCTCTCTTCGGGGAGAGCCCTTAGATGTATGTTTTGTCATCGATGAAAATGGTATTCTAACTGTTTCCGCAAAGGAAATATCTACAGGCAATACAAACGAGATCACCATAACTAATGACAAAGAAAGGTTATCATCATTCGACATTAAAAAACTGATTGAAGAAGCAGAAACATATCAAGCGGAAGATAAGAAATTCTTAAGAAAGGCCCAGGTAACGAGTGCATTGGATTCTTGTGTTTACAATATGAAGAAATCATTGAAGAAGGATAATGTTCATTTAATGCTCACTTCTCAAGAAAGGGAGAAGATTAACAATGCTATTACTGTTGCCGAGAATTTGCTTGATAAGAATAACCAACAGAATGAAATTGATGTTCTTGAGGGTCATCTGAAGGAGTTGGATAGCATGTTGGAAAACCTTAATGCCAAGATTGCtaattttatatttctttaa